A window from Mycolicibacterium tokaiense encodes these proteins:
- a CDS encoding lysylphosphatidylglycerol synthase transmembrane domain-containing protein, translated as MRVDGREIAVSGSLLLPLTRRTNDIIRFGFATAFLIFVITSSLITRNEWEALERSISEIIGVLTPTQSNLVYLAYGVAILALPFAILIGLILRRQWKLLGAYAAAGVVALLSLSITGNGIAAPRWHFDLSDRLDTLLSQFLDDPRWIAMLAAVLTVSGPWLPARWRRWWWALLLAFVPIHLVVSAVVPARSLLGLSVGWFVGALTILVVGTPALEVPLDGAVRALARRGFPVTGLTVLRPAGAGPLVLSAVGPEEPTVVELYGPNQRSGGALRQFWRWARLRKRETAPLHASQRRAVEHRALMGIAIADVGVANTTTVLVADLDRGWTLYAHTPARGTPIAECTNPETIASVWRSLRRLHQRQIAHGDLRAGQLTIDDGITLFGGFDSSEFGASDVHLQADIAQLLATTVHLRGAEPAVAAAIEAFGPDAVLAASGRLTKAAMPTQLVKEIPDAKTVLTTARDEVMRRTGADQIQKETITRFNRNQLIQMILLVALVYVAYPFISTVPAFFDELSRAVWWWALVGLLISSLRYLGAAAALWACAAGLVGFWKLTLMQIANTFAATTTPAGVGGLALSTRFLQKGGLGALRATTAVALQQTVQVITHVTLLVAFSLAAAVPADLAKFVPDAAVLYLIAGVVLGMVGVFMFVPKLRRWLKNDVRPRLAEVLRDLKELSREPKRLLIIVLGCATTTLGQALALWASVAAFSGDATFVTVTVVTMVGGTLASAAPTPGGVGAVEAALIGGLAAFGVPAAVAVPSVLLYRVLTCWLPVFLGWFVMRRLTKDEMI; from the coding sequence ATGCGGGTTGACGGGCGGGAGATCGCCGTTTCGGGCAGCTTGCTGCTACCTCTGACCCGACGCACCAACGACATCATCCGGTTCGGCTTCGCCACTGCGTTCCTGATCTTCGTGATCACCAGCTCGTTGATCACCCGCAATGAATGGGAAGCGCTCGAGCGGTCCATCTCCGAGATCATCGGCGTGCTGACGCCCACGCAGTCCAACCTGGTGTACCTGGCCTACGGCGTGGCCATCCTGGCCCTGCCCTTCGCCATCCTGATCGGATTGATCCTGCGCCGGCAGTGGAAGCTGCTGGGCGCCTACGCCGCCGCCGGCGTGGTGGCACTGCTGTCCCTGTCCATCACCGGCAACGGCATCGCGGCACCGCGCTGGCACTTCGACCTCTCCGACCGGCTGGACACCCTGCTCTCGCAGTTCCTCGACGATCCACGCTGGATCGCGATGCTGGCCGCCGTGCTCACCGTCTCCGGTCCGTGGCTGCCCGCCCGGTGGCGACGCTGGTGGTGGGCGCTGCTGCTGGCTTTCGTCCCGATCCACCTGGTGGTCAGCGCCGTGGTGCCGGCCCGCTCCCTGCTCGGGCTGTCCGTCGGCTGGTTCGTCGGTGCGTTGACCATCCTGGTGGTGGGCACCCCGGCGCTGGAGGTGCCGCTCGACGGGGCGGTCCGGGCGCTGGCCCGCCGGGGCTTCCCGGTCACCGGATTGACGGTGCTGCGACCGGCCGGCGCCGGGCCGCTGGTGCTCTCGGCCGTCGGCCCCGAGGAGCCGACCGTCGTCGAACTCTACGGTCCGAACCAGCGCAGCGGCGGTGCGTTACGCCAGTTCTGGCGGTGGGCGCGGCTGCGCAAACGGGAGACCGCGCCGCTGCACGCCTCGCAGCGCCGCGCGGTGGAGCACCGCGCACTGATGGGTATCGCGATCGCGGACGTCGGCGTCGCGAACACCACCACGGTGCTGGTCGCGGATCTGGACCGGGGCTGGACGCTGTATGCGCACACCCCGGCGCGCGGCACGCCGATCGCCGAGTGCACCAATCCGGAGACCATCGCCAGCGTGTGGCGGTCGCTGCGGCGCCTGCACCAGCGCCAGATCGCCCACGGTGACCTGCGTGCCGGGCAGTTGACCATCGACGACGGCATCACGCTGTTCGGCGGGTTCGACAGCTCCGAGTTCGGCGCCTCCGACGTCCACCTGCAGGCCGACATCGCCCAACTCCTGGCGACCACCGTGCATCTGCGCGGCGCCGAGCCCGCGGTCGCGGCCGCCATCGAGGCCTTCGGCCCCGACGCCGTACTCGCGGCGTCCGGCCGCCTCACCAAGGCGGCCATGCCGACCCAACTGGTCAAGGAGATCCCCGACGCCAAGACCGTGCTGACCACGGCCCGCGACGAGGTGATGCGCCGCACCGGCGCCGATCAGATCCAGAAGGAGACCATCACCCGGTTCAACCGCAACCAGCTGATCCAGATGATCCTTCTGGTGGCGCTGGTGTATGTCGCCTATCCCTTCATCAGCACCGTGCCTGCGTTCTTCGACGAGCTGAGCAGGGCCGTCTGGTGGTGGGCGCTGGTGGGACTGCTGATCTCGTCGCTGCGCTACCTCGGTGCGGCGGCGGCATTGTGGGCCTGCGCGGCGGGGCTGGTGGGGTTCTGGAAGCTGACGCTGATGCAGATCGCGAACACCTTCGCAGCCACCACCACCCCGGCCGGGGTGGGCGGGCTCGCGCTGTCCACACGCTTTCTGCAGAAGGGCGGTCTCGGCGCCCTGCGTGCCACCACCGCGGTGGCGCTGCAACAGACCGTGCAGGTGATCACCCACGTCACGCTGTTGGTGGCGTTCAGCCTGGCTGCCGCCGTCCCCGCCGACCTGGCGAAATTCGTGCCCGACGCCGCGGTGCTGTACCTGATCGCCGGCGTGGTGCTCGGCATGGTCGGGGTGTTCATGTTCGTGCCGAAACTGCGCCGCTGGCTCAAGAACGATGTGCGACCGCGGCTGGCCGAGGTCCTGCGTGACCTCAAGGAACTCTCCCGTGAACCCAAGCGCCTGCTGATCATCGTCCTCGGTTGCGCGACAACCACACTGGGGCAGGCACTGGCACTGTGGGCCAGCGTGGCCGCCTTCAGCGGTGACGCCACCTTCGTGACGGTGACCGTGGTGACGATGGTCGGCGGCACGCTGGCATCGGCAGCACCCACCCCCGGTGGCGTCGGCGCCGTGGAAGCCGCACTGATCGGCGGACTGGCCGCCTTCGGTGTGCCGGCCGCGGTGGCTGTTCCGTCGGTGCTGCTGTACCGGGTGCTGACGTGCTGGCTGCCGGTGTTCCTCGGGTGGTTCGTGATGCGGCGGCTGACCAAGGACGAGATGATCTGA
- a CDS encoding SRPBCC family protein, with protein MVFNTQVADISRSRVVAAGQQAIWDVLADFGAISSWAPLVDHSSLLHADAQPPDQARRVQMGRITVIEKVVAIDAPTTLAYDIEGLPRIIAGLRNSWELAALPTGFTVVTLTTTVAIGPRAPQQLAERVVCRLAARQSEQLLAGLASLWEDRHAR; from the coding sequence GTGGTGTTCAATACGCAGGTGGCAGACATCAGCCGCAGCCGCGTGGTCGCGGCCGGCCAGCAGGCGATCTGGGATGTGCTGGCCGACTTCGGCGCCATCAGCAGCTGGGCACCCCTGGTGGATCACTCCAGCCTGCTCCACGCCGACGCCCAGCCGCCGGACCAGGCCCGGCGCGTTCAGATGGGCCGCATCACCGTCATCGAGAAGGTGGTGGCCATCGATGCGCCCACCACCTTGGCCTACGACATCGAGGGTCTCCCGCGGATCATCGCCGGCCTTCGTAACAGCTGGGAATTGGCAGCACTGCCAACAGGTTTCACCGTCGTCACCCTCACCACGACGGTCGCAATCGGCCCCCGTGCCCCGCAGCAGCTGGCTGAGCGGGTGGTCTGCAGGCTGGCCGCCAGACAATCCGAACAGCTCCTCGCGGGGCTGGCATCACTATGGGAGGACCGCCATGCCCGCTGA